Proteins encoded by one window of Salvia splendens isolate huo1 chromosome 7, SspV2, whole genome shotgun sequence:
- the LOC121741069 gene encoding RHOMBOID-like protein 2, producing the protein MGRTPIASSPAPEAAIQIPTRRSEKPRRSRPPRPPPPPPEPSKWVAWLSPTIIFINIALFLVAMYLNNCPSHSHTCIGASFLGRFSFQGIHENPLLGPSATTLLELGAMDVKKVVEGGEAWRLVTCMWLHAGVFHVLANMLSFVFVGFRMEEEFGFARLGGVYVISGIGGSLASSLYVRTTISVGASGALFGLLGAMLSELIINWSIYENKVQSLMSLLLIILVNLAVGILPHVDNFAHLGGFLTGFMLGFVLMIRPQYGYINKKKMPDYIASSAKSKSKPKYKPSQCIMLIVALVILITGFTTGLTMLLKGVNGNDHCSWCHYLSCVPSPLWTCQARCTSSQYENRVQLTCMQNRKSQIYTLNNGTTAVPIQQLCAELCG; encoded by the exons ATGGGAAGGACCCCGATCGCCTCTTCGCCGGCGCCCGAGGCAGCGATCCAAATCCCGACCCGCCGGAGCGAGAAGCCCCGCCGATCACGGCCGCCGCgcccaccaccgccgccgccagaaCCCTCCAAATGGGTCGCCTGGCTGTCTCCCAccatcatcttcatcaacatCGCCTTGTTTTTAGTGGCGATGTATCTCAACAATTGCCCCTCCCACTCCCATACATGCATTGGCGCCTCCTTCCTCGGCCGCTTCTCCTTCCAGGGCATCCACGAGAACCCCTTGCTCGGCCCCTCCGCCACCAC GCTATTGGAATTGGGCGCTATGGATGTTAAAAAGGTGGTGGAAGGCGGCGAGGCATGGCGGCTGGTGACGTGTATGTGGCTGCACGCCGGAGTATTTCATGTATTGGCTAATATGCTGAGTTTTGTGTTTGTTGGGTTTCGGATGGAGGAAGAGTTTGGATTTG CCCGGCTTGGTGGGGTGTATGTTATATCCGGAATCGGTGGCAGTTTGGCCTCGTCTCTATACGTTCGGACCACCATTTCAGTTGGTGCCTCCGGTGCCCTCTTCGGGTTGCTCGGAGCAATGCTCTCTGAACTCATTATCAATTGGTCCATATACGAAAACAAG GTGCAATCGCTGATGAGTCTTCTGCTCATCATTCTCGTCAATCTAGCCGTAGGAATCCTCCCTCATGTCGACAACTTTGCCCATTTGGGCGGATTCCTGACCGGGTTTATGCTCGGATTCGTGCTTATGATTCGGCCACAATATGGATACATCAACAAGAAAAAGATGCCTGACTACATAGCTTCCTCCGCGAAATCCAAGTCCAAACCCAAGTACAAGCCGTCCCAGTGTATCATGCTCATTGTGGCCCTCGTTATATTGATAACAGG GTTTACTACTGGGCTGACAATGCTGCTGAAAGGGGTAAATGGGAATGATCATTGCTCTTGGTGTCACTACTTGAGCTGTGTTCCTTCCCCGCTCTGGACTTGTCAAGCACGATGCACG TCGAGCCAATACGAGAATCGAGTGCAGTTAACGTGTATGCAGAACCGGAAAAGCCAGATATACACGCTGAACAATGGCACCACGGCTGTACCAATTCAGCAGCTCTGTGCTGAACTTTGCGGTTGa
- the LOC121810364 gene encoding probable xyloglucan galactosyltransferase GT11 codes for MENPPRSLNKFWIGSCLMFVFWYLIIYAYDWSSLSLPGLSSLALDSISTDERNQSSNSNLDSSNRIAEEGEREKRCRGKYIYVHDIPSRFNADYIKQCRLLNRWQNMCPYFANDGLGQRLRPGWFSTNQFSLEVIFHNRMKQYDCLTENSSKAAAVFIPYYPGLDVARYLWDPAKAARKDSDAKDLFQMLKALPEWGAMGGRDHFLVSGRITWDFRRTGVNVTDWGNTVMVLPEARNMTMIAIESSPWDRNDFAIPYPTYFHPSTDGQVSGHQTKMAKQKRRFLFCFAGAPRPNMAASIRDQIMAQCLAAGRRKCRMMECRDDKRNCMKPENVMKEFESSVFCLQPPGDSFTRRSTFDSILAGCIPVFFTPASAYVQYLWHLPEDHASYSVLIPEGDVRRGNVSIDAVLSQIPKDRVAVMRENVIKMIPNVIYADPRSRLEKFDDAFELTIRGVINRVEWLRKEMRDGRNESGEFDLEFSWKYYTFGSIEPHEWDHYFKRGG; via the coding sequence ATGGAGAATCCTCCTAGATCACTGAACAAATTCTGGATCGGGTCATGCCTCATGTTCGTCTTCTGGTATCTCATCATCTACGCCTACGATTGGTCGTCTCTCTCCCTCCCCGGCCTCTCCTCCCTAGCCCTCGATTCAATCTCCACCGACGAAAGGAATCAGTCGTCGAATTCGAATCTCGACTCCTCCAACAGGATTGCGGAGGAAGGCGAGAGAGAGAAACGGTGCAGAGGCAAATACATATACGTTCACGACATCCCGAGCCGATTCAACGCGGATTACATCAAACAGTGCCGCCTTCTGAACAGGTGGCAGAACATGTGCCCTTACTTCGCCAACGACGGTCTCGGCCAGCGCCTCCGCCCCGGCTGGTTCTCGACCAACCAGTTCTCGCTCGAAGTCATCTTCCACAACCGCATGAAGCAGTACGACTGCTTAACGGAAAATTCATCCAAAGCGGCAGCGGTATTTATCCCCTACTACCCCGGACTCGATGTGGCGCGGTACCTGTGGGACCCAGCCAAAGCGGCGCGGAAGGACTCCGACGCCAAGGATCTTTTCCAGATGCTAAAGGCCCTGCCCGAGTGGGGGGCTATGGGCGGGAGGGACCACTTTCTGGTATCGGGACGGATCACGTGGGATTTTAGGAGGACGGGTGTGAACGTCACGGATTGGGGGAACACGGTGATGGTGCTTCCCGAGGCGAGAAACATGACTATGATTGCGATCGAGTCTAGCCCGTGGGACCGGAACGACTTCGCCATACCCTACCCTACCTACTTCCACCCCTCGACCGATGGCCAGGTCTCAGGCCACCAGACCAAGATGGCGAAGCAGAAGAGGAGATTCCTCTTCTGCTTCGCTGGCGCTCCCCGCCCGAACATGGCGGCCTCGATCAGGGACCAGATCATGGCGCAGTGTTTGGCCGCGGGGAGGAGGAAGTGCAGGATGATGGAGTGCAGGGACGACAAGCGCAACTGCATGAAGCCGGAGAATGTGATGAAGGAGTTCGAGAGCTCGGTGTTCTGCCTGCAGCCACCCGGGGACTCGTTCACTAGGCGGTCCACGTTCGACTCCATCCTCGCGGGTTGCATCCCGGTCTTCTTCACCCCGGCCTCGGCTTACGTCCAGTACCTGTGGCATCTGCCTGAGGATCACGCCTCCTACTCGGTGCTGATACCGGAAGGCGATGTGAGGCGCGGGAATGTGAGCATTGACGCCGTTCTGTCTCAGATTCCGAAAGATAGAGTTGCGGTGATGAGGGAGAATGTGATCAAGATGATTCCGAATGTGATATACGCGGATCCGAGGTCGAGGTTGGAGAAATTTGATGATGCGTTTGAGTTGACGATTAGAGGAGTTATTAATAGAGTGGAGTGGCTGAGGAAGGAGATGAGAGATGGGAGAAATGAGAGTGGTgagtttgatttggagtttagttGGAAGTATTACACTTTTGGAAGTATTGAACCGCATGAATGGGATCATTATTTCAAGAGAGGGGGTTAG
- the LOC121811673 gene encoding PGR5-like protein 1B, chloroplastic isoform X3: protein MAGTCSPVIPHVIGSTVVELSRTGPRTRAPLSVRISSRSYAVPTTAPYEGPSCIFVGPVETASQETLEALYCQARDAYYSGQPLIVDDMFDKVELKLRWYGSKCVVKYPRCSLRRQSTYADAQEDPSQVFALASVWLLIFGFGSSACLLPIVYGIARAYNDAFSSGYSNINQGPSLALLATFNGVLFMLFGSVVGYPIVSASVGALKGLWKNDLVALKGVCPNCGEEVFAFVRSDSSNDSPHRAECHVCESSLEFRTKQSVSRPGRQWVHGRIYLVRGKRQRWK from the exons ATGGCCGGCACGTGCTCCCCGGTCATCCCCCACGTGATCGGTTCCACCGTCGTCGAGCTATCCAGAACAGGTCCTCGAACCAGAGCGCCTCTGTCTGTCCGTATATCCTCCCGGAGCTACGCCGTTCCGACCACCGCGCCGTACGAAGGACCGTCTTGTATCTTCGTCGGGCCAGTAGAAACAGCCAGCCAGGAAACCCTTGAAGCATTATATTGTCAA GCTCGTGATGCTTACTATAGCGGCCAGCCGTTGATTGTCGATGACATGTTTGACAAAGTTGAG TTAAAACTGCGGTGGTATGGCTCCAAATGCGTTGTGAAGTATCCGCGTTGCAGTCTCAGGCGCCAATCTACCTATGCCGATGCTCAG GAAGATCCTTCACAAGTTTTTGCATTGGCAAGTGTATGGCTCTTGATCTTTGGGTTTGGTTCTTCAGCCTGTCTCCTACCTATAGTATACGGCATTGCTCGAGCTTATAACGATGCATTCAGTTCTGGATATTCAAATATTAACCAAGGACCATCTCTAGCACTCCTTGCAACATTCAATGGCGTGCTCTTCATGTTGTTTGGTTCTGTGGTTGGGTACCCCATTGTATCAGCGTCTG TTGGTGCACTTAAGGGACTCTGGAAGAATGATCTGGTGGCACTGAAAGGGGTATGCCCAAATTGTGGCGAAGAG GTATTTGCTTTTGTTAGATCTGATAGTTCCAATGATTCCCCGCATAGAGCGGAATGTCATGTATGTGAAAGCTCATTGGAATTCAGAACAAAG CAATCTGTCTCAAGACCAGGTCGACAATGGGTACATGGTCGGATCTACTTAGTCCGGGGTAAACGTCAAAGATGGAAGTAA
- the LOC121811673 gene encoding PGR5-like protein 1B, chloroplastic isoform X1 translates to MAGTCSPVIPHVIGSTVVELSRTGPRTRAPLSVRISSRSYAVPTTAPYEGPSCIFVGPVETASQETLEALYCQARDAYYSGQPLIVDDMFDKVELKLRWYGSKCVVKYPRCSLRRQSTYADAQEDPSQVFALASVWLLIFGFGSSACLLPIVYGIARAYNDAFSSGYSNINQGPSLALLATFNGVLFMLFGSVVGYPIVSASVGALKGLWKNDLVALKGVCPNCGEEVFAFVRSDSSNDSPHRAECHVCESSLEFRTKVEVLELHISQSVSRPGRQWVHGRIYLVRGKRQRWK, encoded by the exons ATGGCCGGCACGTGCTCCCCGGTCATCCCCCACGTGATCGGTTCCACCGTCGTCGAGCTATCCAGAACAGGTCCTCGAACCAGAGCGCCTCTGTCTGTCCGTATATCCTCCCGGAGCTACGCCGTTCCGACCACCGCGCCGTACGAAGGACCGTCTTGTATCTTCGTCGGGCCAGTAGAAACAGCCAGCCAGGAAACCCTTGAAGCATTATATTGTCAA GCTCGTGATGCTTACTATAGCGGCCAGCCGTTGATTGTCGATGACATGTTTGACAAAGTTGAG TTAAAACTGCGGTGGTATGGCTCCAAATGCGTTGTGAAGTATCCGCGTTGCAGTCTCAGGCGCCAATCTACCTATGCCGATGCTCAG GAAGATCCTTCACAAGTTTTTGCATTGGCAAGTGTATGGCTCTTGATCTTTGGGTTTGGTTCTTCAGCCTGTCTCCTACCTATAGTATACGGCATTGCTCGAGCTTATAACGATGCATTCAGTTCTGGATATTCAAATATTAACCAAGGACCATCTCTAGCACTCCTTGCAACATTCAATGGCGTGCTCTTCATGTTGTTTGGTTCTGTGGTTGGGTACCCCATTGTATCAGCGTCTG TTGGTGCACTTAAGGGACTCTGGAAGAATGATCTGGTGGCACTGAAAGGGGTATGCCCAAATTGTGGCGAAGAG GTATTTGCTTTTGTTAGATCTGATAGTTCCAATGATTCCCCGCATAGAGCGGAATGTCATGTATGTGAAAGCTCATTGGAATTCAGAACAAAGGTTGAGGTACTTGAGTTACATATTTCT CAATCTGTCTCAAGACCAGGTCGACAATGGGTACATGGTCGGATCTACTTAGTCCGGGGTAAACGTCAAAGATGGAAGTAA
- the LOC121811673 gene encoding PGR5-like protein 1B, chloroplastic isoform X2 produces MAGTCSPVIPHVIGSTVVELSRTGPRTRAPLSVRISSRSYAVPTTAPYEGPSCIFVGPVETASQETLEALYCQARDAYYSGQPLIVDDMFDKVELKLRWYGSKCVVKYPRCSLRRQSTYADAQEDPSQVFALASVWLLIFGFGSSACLLPIVYGIARAYNDAFSSGYSNINQGPSLALLATFNGVLFMLFGSVVGYPIVSASVGALKGLWKNDLVALKGVCPNCGEEVFAFVRSDSSNDSPHRAECHVCESSLEFRTKVEQSVSRPGRQWVHGRIYLVRGKRQRWK; encoded by the exons ATGGCCGGCACGTGCTCCCCGGTCATCCCCCACGTGATCGGTTCCACCGTCGTCGAGCTATCCAGAACAGGTCCTCGAACCAGAGCGCCTCTGTCTGTCCGTATATCCTCCCGGAGCTACGCCGTTCCGACCACCGCGCCGTACGAAGGACCGTCTTGTATCTTCGTCGGGCCAGTAGAAACAGCCAGCCAGGAAACCCTTGAAGCATTATATTGTCAA GCTCGTGATGCTTACTATAGCGGCCAGCCGTTGATTGTCGATGACATGTTTGACAAAGTTGAG TTAAAACTGCGGTGGTATGGCTCCAAATGCGTTGTGAAGTATCCGCGTTGCAGTCTCAGGCGCCAATCTACCTATGCCGATGCTCAG GAAGATCCTTCACAAGTTTTTGCATTGGCAAGTGTATGGCTCTTGATCTTTGGGTTTGGTTCTTCAGCCTGTCTCCTACCTATAGTATACGGCATTGCTCGAGCTTATAACGATGCATTCAGTTCTGGATATTCAAATATTAACCAAGGACCATCTCTAGCACTCCTTGCAACATTCAATGGCGTGCTCTTCATGTTGTTTGGTTCTGTGGTTGGGTACCCCATTGTATCAGCGTCTG TTGGTGCACTTAAGGGACTCTGGAAGAATGATCTGGTGGCACTGAAAGGGGTATGCCCAAATTGTGGCGAAGAG GTATTTGCTTTTGTTAGATCTGATAGTTCCAATGATTCCCCGCATAGAGCGGAATGTCATGTATGTGAAAGCTCATTGGAATTCAGAACAAAGGTTGAG CAATCTGTCTCAAGACCAGGTCGACAATGGGTACATGGTCGGATCTACTTAGTCCGGGGTAAACGTCAAAGATGGAAGTAA
- the LOC121742661 gene encoding protein INVOLVED IN DE NOVO 2-like: MSYSSEDETDISDSELDEYVDRCYEQLRVESHKVKFSTELFRCPFCPGKKKLVYAFKDLLQHASDVGKGSQNRDIKHKGKHLGLVKYMKNDLDQEGLALELAGLTVEPSPKDGVSVLFVWPWMGVVANLDGESISKLKTDLAKRGFDPARIRPLSDGRYAVVEFKRDWSGFYNAVMFEKEFEVGHHGKKDYLAASHSDGMYGWVARADDYNAEGFLGEYLQKNGDLKTIGDVEAEGRRKTSLLVAHLGSTIEELRVQVEKNGCLDKKVEGNCTEP, encoded by the coding sequence ATGTCTTACTCGTCCGAAGATGAAACTGATATAAGTGATTCAGAGTTGGATGAGTATGTTGATCGATGCTACGAGCAGCTGAGGGTTGAAAGCCACAAGGTGAAGTTTTCGACTGAGTTGTTCAGGTGCCCGTTTTGCCCAGGGAAGAAGAAGCTGGTTTATGCATTCAAGGACCTTCTTCAGCACGCCTCAGATGTTGGCAAGGGCTCACAGAACAGGGACATCAAGCACAAGGGGAAGCACTTGGGTCTCGTCAAATACATGAAGAATGATCTCGACCAGGAAGGTTTGGCTCTAGAACTTGCTGGGCTAACCGTCGAGCCTTCCCCAAAGGACGGTGTGAGTGTGCTGTTTGTGTGGCCTTGGATGGGGGTTGTAGCAAATCTTGATGGAGAGAGTATCTCCAAACTCAAAACTGATCTTGCCAAGAGAGGATTTGATCCTGCCAGAATCCGACCACTTTCTGATGGTAGGTATGCAGTGGTGGAATTTAAGAGAGACTGGTCTGGTTTCTATAATGCTGTTATGTTTGAGAAGGAATTTGAGGTCGGTCATCATGGGAAGAAGGATTATTTGGCAGCCTCGCATTCAGATGGCATGTATGGTTGGGTTGCTCGGGCTGATGATTATAATGCGGAGGGTTTCTTGGGAGAGTACCTTCAGAAGAATGGAGATTTGAAGACTATTGGTGATGTGGAAGCTGAGGGACGGCGCAAAACTAGCTTGCTCGTTGCTCATTTGGGTAGCACTATTGAAGAATTGAGGGTGCAAGTTGAAAAAAATGGGTGCCTTGATAAGAAAGTTGAAGGCAACTGCACTGAACCCTAA
- the LOC121742501 gene encoding telomere repeat-binding protein 1-like: MSLQKRSEYGFNGYQVPPTPRAARSVRKRSLVKRRTDDNQMCAFDLLATVAGKLLLDGESLPSANTSSGKEQPPTLGNSAGKEDKDEHKSLEEKPGDRDCYERNFLFTEIVSEAPNPNSSSNKPACTQNDRISRPASGITSSDCSEKFGSAEHLVNDECKLSLGISTPSVDIESSGLRISANSGSEEESRKDRKDIKLVSANFRNSSLSNKVPLCSSVHPEVPDRKSSALVCSVDSVKFPFCRDRAPCGPLLVNRENVKLVKRDDDDNSSECVEPSTRNKAFKPPGDRRFRKFLAPKHCKITSIVKDDECSNAERHNFLNRKNGLKRQRSLRDYPFKKRKLYDCSSASNSDESITGDGMFGVSENGANEDGHRSGDLPGANAAPTSVAGGYNSFHSTNSQVKLRIKTFRVPELFIEIPETATVGSLKCMVMEAVNAVLGSGLRVGVVLQGKKIRDDSKTLLQTGICHDNKMDTLGFTLEANPAPASIRSYPEDGQGQLPCDNPQPLARYPPAPSITQSAGQLGTHDTHLDLHGSFNNFIESDHDSAPSPPGMSLQRTTSESKALVPVPSAKQDALAVVPLRKSKRSESTQRRIRRPFTVAEVEALVQAVEKLGTGRWRDVKLRAFDNAKHRTYVDLKDKWKTLVHTAGISPQQRRGEPVPQELLDRVLTAHAYWSQQQPKQHQLKSEPDTCLLL; the protein is encoded by the exons ATGTCATTGCAGAAGAGATCAGAGTATGGATTTAATGGCTATCAGGTGCCTCCAACTCCTCGAGCTGCCAGATCAGTTAGG AAAAGGAGCTTAGTTAAGAGAAGAACCGATGACAACCAAATGTGTGCATTTGACTTATTGGCGACTGTAGCTGGAAAGTTACTCTTGGATGGCGAAAGCCTGCCATCTGCAAATACATCTTCTGGAAAAGAGCAGCCCCCCACTTTGGGAAATTCAGCTGGGAAGGAAGATAAGGACGAGCATAAGTCTTTAGAAGAAAAACCTGGAGATCGAGATTGTTATGAAAGAAACTTTCTTTTTACGGAAATTGTCTCTGAAGCGCCTAATCCAAATTCCTCTTCTAACAAACCTGCTTGCACACAAAATGATAGAATCTCTAGGCCCGCTTCGGGTATAACGTCTTCTGATTGCTCGGAGAAGTTTGGTTCTGCAGAACATTTGGTTAACGATGAATGCAAGCTCAGCCTTGGGATTTCTACTCCTTCAGTAGATATCGAGTCATCTGGTCTTAGAATATCTGCTAATTCAGGGTCGGAGGAAGAAAGTAGGAAGGACAGGAAAGACATAAAACTGGTTTCTGCAAATTTTAGGAATTCGTCGCTAAGTAATAAGGTTCCTCTGTGCAGTTCAGTTCATCCAGAGGTGCCAGACAGAAAATCCTCTGCTTTAGTGTGTTCAGTTGATAGTGTGAAGTTTCCCTTTTGCAGGGACCGCGCTCCTTGTGGTCCTCTTCTCGTTAACCGGGAGAATGTAAAGTTAGTTAAGAGAGATGATGACGATAACTCTTCTGAATGCGTCGAACCTAGCACCAGAAACAAGGCTTTTAAGCCACCCGGGGACCGTAGGTTCAGAAAGTTTCTAGCACCTAAGCATTGTAAAATAACTTCAATTGTGAAGGACGATGAATGCTCTAATGCTG AAAGACACAATTTTCTCAACAGGAAGAATGGTCTTAAGCGGCAGAGGTCTCTCAGGGATTATCCTTTCAAAAAGAGGAAGCTTTACGATTGTAGCTCCGCCTCTAATTCTGATGAAAGCATCACCGGTGATGGAATGTTCGGAGTGTCTGAGAATGGTGCTAATGAAGATGGACACAGATCTGGTGATCTGCCAGGAG CAAATGCAGCCCCAACTTCTGTAGCAGGAGGATATAATTCCTTCCACTCCACTAATAGCCAAG TCAAGCTTAGGATCAAGACCTTTAGGGTTCCCGAGTTATTTATCGAGATTCCAGAAACTGCAACAGTTGGTTCTCTAAAG TGTATGGTTATGGAAGCAGTAAATGCAGTACTTGGCAGTGGGTTACGTGTTGGAGTAGTACTTCAGGGTAAGAAGATTCGAGATGATAGCAAGACTTTGTTGCAGACCGGAATTTGTCATGATAACAAGATGGATACCCTGGGATTCACTCTCGAGGCGAACCCTGCTCCAGCCTCGATAAGATCATATCCCGAAGATGGTCAAGGTCAACTGCCGTGCGACAATCCTCAACCACTCGCCAG GTATCCGCCCGCGCCTAGTATTACTCAAAGTGCTGGCCAGCTGGGGACTCATGATACTCATCTGGATCTTCATGGAAGCTTCAACAATTTCATAGAAAGCGATCACGACTCAGCTCCTTCTCCTCCTGGCATGTCGTTGCAGAGAACAACTTCAGAATCGAAGGCACTGGTCCCAGTGCCTTCAGCGAAACAAGATGCATTAGCTGTGGTGCCGCTGAGAAAATCTAAGCGATCTGAGTCTACACAGCGACGCATCCGTAGACCCTTCACCGTTGCTGAAGTGGAAGCTCTAGTTCAGGCCGTTGAGAAACTTGGAACTGGAAG ATGGCGCGATGTGAAACTTAGAGCTTTTGATAATGCAAAACATAGAACTTACGTCGATTTGAAG GATAAGTGGAAGACATTGGTCCACACGGCCGGAATATCTCCTCAGCAAAGGCGGGGTGAGCCTGTGCCACAGGAACTCCTCGACAGGGTCTTGACGGCTCATGCTTACTGGTCACAGCAGCAACCAAAACAGCATCAGCTCAAGTCGGAACCGGACACATGTCTTCTTCTATGA